ATTGTAACCACCCTCTTCAATGACCCGTTTACAAGCTTGAATTACGTCAATGGGCTTACCTTTGATGATCTCATTGTATGGTGATAGACCGCCCATTAGACAGATCTTATCCTTAAGCATATTCTTAACTTTTGAAGTGGTAATATCTGGTCCATAATGAAGTATATTTATCGGAAGTTTTTGAATTTCACTCAGAATATGCATGATATTCGCACAACTGTGGAGGATTATGATCGTACCACTACCCGTGAACTTCTCACAGATCTCCTTTAGGTAAGGGTTAGAGAATTTTAGGTATTGAGCTTTGCTCAAAAACGAGATACTATCTTCAAATAAGATTACCAATCTCTTACCTCCAGTTACACTACACTGGGCTTCAATCCATTCGATTACCGTCCGAGTGGTTATCTTCATCAAATGATGAATCAGATCGGGATTTTTGTGAAGATTTAATAAAAGGTTATCATAACCTACGATGAGTGAAGCGATATCCATAGGACCCATCGCTACGGCCATGCCTTCTAAATAACGATAACCATACCTTAAATCGATGGGTAGATGGTCTACCATGTATTGATAGGCCTCTAGAGCGAGGGGCATCAAACCATCCGTGTAAGGATCGGGTACTTCCAAATGCTCTACATCTTCGAACCTCTTTAAAGTAGATTCAACCCTGGGAGGGGCATCCTCTTTAAAGATGACCTTACACCCCAAGGCTGAAGCTTCTACAGTGTAGTTAAAATCGGGCCATATACCAGGTAGAAAGAGTATATCTGGAAAGGATTCGACCAGTCTGAGCTGTAACAGAAACTTCCTTTTATAATCGCGTCCCCAGTACTCTATCTGATGATTTAAAGGGATATTTGAGAAGTATATTATAAAGTCTCCAGTGGCTAATAATGAGACAGGGATCTGATCGGGTATCTGGAGATGTGCCGCTTTCTCAAAATTTATTCGTATAAAATTCGTCATTATATAGCCCTTTTAACTTTTTTAACTTTTCAACTTCTAAAGACCTTTGTTTACAATTGGTAAGTCAACTGTACGATCAAATCAACCACTCAACCTTCACTTTACCACTCAATATGTGAAGTGCTCTGCTAATTATCGCTGGATCTAGATCCTGCCAGATGATTTCTTCATCATATATCTTTAGATCAGAGATTGAAGATTCCGCTTTCTCAGCCAATTCTTCCATCGCCTCCCTGATCTCTCGCCCAGTTCTAGCGATTACACCATCACTAGTTATAGATCCGAATGCGATTCTGCACACAGGGGGCTTTGTAGGCTTGATAGTTACACGTGTCGCAGAATACTTATTTGTAACCTCTTCCACGAAGTCCGGAAGTTTATCGATCGGCTGATTGCCAGTCAACTTAAACTCTATACCTTGAACGGTTTCTCTTACCAAGAATCTACCAAGGTTTATCGATATCGCTCCCTCCGCTTGAGTCCCTCTCTTCACAGCACCTATCAACCTCACCTTCTGCCCCTCAGATAAAAGGAACCTTCTTGCCAATTCGGGTGGGATGGTAATCACTAAACTATTACCACTCTTCCTTATCGATGCTTCGAAGAAGACAGTATCGAATATCCACTTCTCCTTACGCTCAGCCTCATACATACACCTATATTTTGTATTAAGAATTATTTATGTAATTCCCCGATACTATATAAAGAAGATTTAAGTGATTGAAGAATTCTTCGCTCTGCCCATTAGAACGATCCTATTAAAGTCCTCCTCTTTAATGGCCCTTACCCCTCCTCTGAAGTACATCTTCGCTTTATTCAGATCCTTTATAAAAGATAACTTCGGTGCTACCTCATTTAACTCGACTGGATCATTCCAAATTTCGACCTCTCTTAAATCTACGACGTAATCCATAGTCGATGAAGGTAGGCCCATGGCAACCCTTTTCTCTACTTCAGATACCGGATAGACCTCTGAAGCTAACGTACACATACCTACAAACTTCCTCCCTTCTTTACCAGCCAGATAAAAGATCACCTTATCTCCTCGCTTTATTGATTTAAAGTTGGGAGTTTTCGAGTTAAGTGACCAAAATCCATACTTAACTCTATTAGCTAGTACTTCACTAGCTGGGATGATTACGTTCCCCTTTAAGTGATCCTTAACCACAAAGATAAAGTACCTCGTCATAACTTCTAATGTAGAAGTTAAAGAGTAAGATATTTATCTATTTAATTTAGCAGATATGATATTAAGGTCTAACTCTTAACTCCCAAATAGAGTGAACTTAACTCTGAGTGATTTAATAGTTCATTTGGTTCACCCTCGAAGATTATCCTTCCATTGACGAATAATAATGCCCTATTACCCCTCTCCAAAGCCTTTCTCGCATTCTGCTCCACTAATACTACCGTTATACCATACTCATCTCTGAGCTTGATTATTTCATCAAAGATCTGTAAAGCCATCTTGGGAGAGAGGTTAGCGGTTGGCTCATCGAAGAGCATAACCTTCGGCCTTCTTACCAAAGCCATAGCCATAGCCAATATCTGCCTCTCCCCTCCACTTAGTGTGATCGCCTTTCTATTCCAAAATGCTTTTATCATAGGAAAATATTCGGTAACTTCCTTTATTCTCTCTTGAGTTGTATATTTATCAAGAGTGTAACTCGACATGATCAGATTCTCTTTCACAGTTAGATTCAAGAAGACATTTCCGATCTGTGGTAGATAGGCTATACCCTCTTTTGCCAATTGGTGTGGTGATAAACCAGTTATCTCCTTATTCATGTAAAAGATTCTGCCAGAGTATATAGTGGTCAATCCACAGATGGTCTTTAGGAAGGTACTTTTGCCACTACCATTCGGTCCAACCACGACGGTGATCTTTCCACGCTCTATAGTTGTGTTTACATCAAAAAGAACTTGAAAACTTTGGTAACCAGCGTTGATATTCTCAACCCTTAACAATTCAACCACCCAAGTACCCTTCTATCACTTTCGGATCCCTTAAGACTTCATCCCCCGATCCATGAGATACTATCCTCCCTTGAATCATCGCATAGACATCATCGACATGCTTCAAAGCGATCTCAAGCCTATGTTCCACAATAAGAAAAGTGATATCCAAAGCGTCTTTAATATTCACCATATGAGAGAATATTTTATGTGCCAAAGTTGGGTTTACACCTGAAGCTGGTTCATCCATGAGTATCATCTTGGCACCGAACATGAGTGCCCTCCCTATCTCTAAAAGCTTTAACTGTCCTCCACTCAAAGTGTAGGAAGGTTTATCGTAAAGGTGGCTCATCTCCAACAGATCCAAAATCTTAAAGGCCCTCTCAACATCATCTCTTTCCTTCTTGATCCAGAATCTACGTATCGGTGCTTTAAAGAATGCTTCACCGGGGTTTGAAGAGGCTACCAGCATATTCTCTAACACAGATAACTTTATAAATGGTGATGGGATTTGGAAAGTCCTTACTAGACCTAGTTGCGCGATTCGATTCGGATGCATATTGGTAATATCTTTACCATCGAAGCTTATCTGCCCTTCATCAGGCTTGTAGAATCCAGATATA
The nucleotide sequence above comes from Nitrososphaerales archaeon. Encoded proteins:
- a CDS encoding ABC transporter ATP-binding protein; this encodes MVELLRVENINAGYQSFQVLFDVNTTIERGKITVVVGPNGSGKSTFLKTICGLTTIYSGRIFYMNKEITGLSPHQLAKEGIAYLPQIGNVFLNLTVKENLIMSSYTLDKYTTQERIKEVTEYFPMIKAFWNRKAITLSGGERQILAMAMALVRRPKVMLFDEPTANLSPKMALQIFDEIIKLRDEYGITVVLVEQNARKALERGNRALLFVNGRIIFEGEPNELLNHSELSSLYLGVKS
- a CDS encoding uroporphyrinogen decarboxylase family protein gives rise to the protein MTNFIRINFEKAAHLQIPDQIPVSLLATGDFIIYFSNIPLNHQIEYWGRDYKRKFLLQLRLVESFPDILFLPGIWPDFNYTVEASALGCKVIFKEDAPPRVESTLKRFEDVEHLEVPDPYTDGLMPLALEAYQYMVDHLPIDLRYGYRYLEGMAVAMGPMDIASLIVGYDNLLLNLHKNPDLIHHLMKITTRTVIEWIEAQCSVTGGKRLVILFEDSISFLSKAQYLKFSNPYLKEICEKFTGSGTIIILHSCANIMHILSEIQKLPINILHYGPDITTSKVKNMLKDKICLMGGLSPYNEIIKGKPIDVIQACKRVIEEGGYNGGFILSVSGSVPVGTPIENIRAIVEASKLYGKHPSRL
- a CDS encoding ABC transporter ATP-binding protein; amino-acid sequence: MVNDSILILRGVKKRFGGFTVVDGVDMDIVKGRLTMLIGPNGSGKTTLINIISGFYKPDEGQISFDGKDITNMHPNRIAQLGLVRTFQIPSPFIKLSVLENMLVASSNPGEAFFKAPIRRFWIKKERDDVERAFKILDLLEMSHLYDKPSYTLSGGQLKLLEIGRALMFGAKMILMDEPASGVNPTLAHKIFSHMVNIKDALDITFLIVEHRLEIALKHVDDVYAMIQGRIVSHGSGDEVLRDPKVIEGYLGG
- a CDS encoding EVE domain-containing protein — its product is MTRYFIFVVKDHLKGNVIIPASEVLANRVKYGFWSLNSKTPNFKSIKRGDKVIFYLAGKEGRKFVGMCTLASEVYPVSEVEKRVAMGLPSSTMDYVVDLREVEIWNDPVELNEVAPKLSFIKDLNKAKMYFRGGVRAIKEEDFNRIVLMGRAKNSSIT